From Epinephelus lanceolatus isolate andai-2023 chromosome 5, ASM4190304v1, whole genome shotgun sequence, the proteins below share one genomic window:
- the LOC117262338 gene encoding C-Jun-amino-terminal kinase-interacting protein 1, protein MDKYRPKRPTTLALFPQLPQAGTQDSINNNSLGKKDSWKDSRSSSPHITGDLTPPDTQPKAEDKVRHSTRRPAPKPPTANGTNSRANTQAAATTADTRARLRERQVSGVTHTQSSSTLRSQRRAGRGATAMRERSLGDIRGKDGVTAGKEERRGGRLCDGKEKERNGHQRPREANGLKSRGADGKGKVGAKGVNKGGGFKSNNILSNQEVYLTAMVVPRTPVAPRNQDKTQDQGQNHDRTQDNPPILSRSSSEGGSNRMSLSSDTEGPPPGPLHPSLSHRTNPDISEEEGEGDPTPCVNVQNGPTHCLANNEKAEMDCTKSEVDTGRGKCDNNTEVEGTNSVTQGDCAAAQTVPKSEATAGLNYDSVKYTLVVDEHAQLELGSLKDCFHGYKEHNDDSDAETVYQSANEEEDPEYEEERKRTEEAKKQDRRKEEEKRRKEEEEKKKWREEDLKRRREEEIKRRREVVARICKQSKVTSTTTSEEEESNGERAAASRSKKFLNLFPNKSSHYSTTGAGSFGVFSCVLNGVEREQSHRAAYRFVPRHEDELYLESDDPVLILNQSEDLWCQGYNMRTGATGIFPAFYAVKVAKDINQVQKDGWTDQFLVRFLGSVQVPIHKGNDMLCAAMQKVACNRRLAGQPPSPCVLEVSVKGVKISVQDQCQSAHRGDQCFHFFQLKNISFCGCHPKHSKYFGLITKHPDQQRFACHVMMSETTLHPLAESVGRAFKQYYKEHIGYSCPTEDIFIE, encoded by the exons gggATCTAACACCACCAGATACCCAACCAAAAGCGGAGGACAAAGTTCGGCACAGCACGCGCCGCCCGGCCCCCAAACCCCCCACAGCCAATGGAACAAACAGCAGAGCCAACACTCAGGCTGCTGCCACCACTGCAGACACACGCGCTCGACTGCGGGAAAGACAGGTGTCaggggtcacacacacacagtcctccaGCACACTGAGGAGTCAAAGGAGAGCAGGGAGAGGAGCAACAGCGATGAGAGAAAGGAGCCTGGGGGACATCAGAGGAAAGGATGGAGTGACAGcagggaaggaagaaagaagaggaggaagactaTGTGatgggaaagagaaagagagaaatggacATCAGAGGCCAAGGGAAGCAAATGGACTGAAAAGCCGGGGGGCTGATGGGAAAGGAAAAGTAGGTGCTAAAGGGGTTAACAAAGGAGGGGGATTCAAGTCAAATAACATACTGTCGAACCAGGAAGTTTATCTGACAGCCATGGTGGTTCCACGCACACCTGTAGCACCAAGAAACCAGGACAAGACCCAAGACCAAG GCCAAAACCATGACAGGACCCAGGACAACCCCCCTATTCTCTCGCGGTCCAGCAGCGAAGGGGGGTCAAACAGAATGTCCCTCAGCTCAGACACAGAAGGTCCCCCACCAGGGCCCCTGCATCCCTCTCTATCCCACCGAACCAACCCTGACATCAGCGAAGAAGAGGGGGAGGGAGATCCCACTCCCTGTGTTAATGTCCAGAATGGTCCAACACACTGCCTTGCAAATAATGAAAAAGCAGAGATGGACTGTACCAAGTCAGAGGTTGATACAGGAAGAGGAAAATGTGATAATAATACTGAGGTGGAAGGCACCAACTCTGTCACTCAGGGAGATTGTGCGGCTGCTCAGACTGTACCAAAGAGTGAGGCTACAGCAGGGTTAAATTATGACTCTGTTAAATACACTCTGGTGGTCGATGAACATGCTCAATTGGAGCTGGGCAGCCTCAAGGACTGCTTTCACGGTTACAAGGAGCACAATGATGACAGCGATGCAGAGACGGTCTATCAGTCAGCAAATGAGGAGGAAGACCCAGAgtatgaggaggagaggaagaggacagaAGAAGCAAAGAAGCAAG acaggaggaaagaagaggaaaagagaagaaaggaggaagaggagaagaagaagtggaGGGAAGAGGATTTgaaaaggaggagggaggaggaaataAAGAGACGGAGGGAAGTTGTGGCAAGGATCTGTAAGCAGTCAAAGGTAACATCAACTACAACTTCAGAGGAAGAAGAGTCTAATGGAGAAAGGGCCGCAGCTTCCAGGAGTAAGAAGTTCCTCAACCTGTTTCCCAACAAGAGCAGTCATTACAGCACCACAG GTGCTGGGTCTTTTGGTGTGTTCTCCTGTGTTTTGAATGGAGTGGAGAGAGAACAGAGCCACAGAGCTGCCTACAG GTTTGTCCCTCGTCATGAAGATGAGCTGTACCTAGAGTCAGATGACCCAGTGTTAATACTGAACCAGTCTGAGGACCTGTGGTGTCAGGGTTACAACATGAGGACTGGCGCTACCGGCATCTTCCCTGCCTTCTATGCTGTCAAGGTGGCCAAAGATATTAACCAAg tccagAAAGATGGCTGGACAGATCAGTTCCTGGTGCGATTCCTGGGTTCAGTTCAGGTCCCCATCCACAAAGGCAACGACATGCTATGTGCTGCGATGCAAAAG GTGGCGTGTAACAGGCGGTTAGCAGGTCAGCCTCCGTCACCCTGTGTGCTGGAGGTCAGTGTGAAGGGTGTGAAGATCAGCGTCCAAGACCAGTGTCAGTCTGCTCATAGG gggGACCAGTGTTTCCATTTCTTCCAGTTGAAGAACATCTCATTCTGTGGCTGTCATCCAAAACACAGCAA GTATTTTGGTCTCATCACCAAACACCCTGACCAACAGCGCTTTGCCTGTCATGTCATGATGTCAGAGACAACATTACATCCTTTGGCTGAGTCTGTAGG GAGGGCATTCAAGCAGTATTACAAGGAGCACATTGGCTACTCCTGTCCCACTGAAGACATCTTCATTGAATAA